The Plasmodium sp. gorilla clade G2 genome assembly, chromosome: 5 DNA segment tagatttcttatttttttttttttttttttttttttttttttttggttaaATGAATGATTATTGcgaatacaaaaaaaataataaaaaaaaaaaattcaggAAAAAATCagaaatatttaatgaaTCCAATGGAACAAATGATACATATGCTGCTGAAGAATTATCTTACGATGAGGAGACCATcgtaattaattttaatgaaGTTATAGAAAATGTTGAAGATATAAGATATTCTAACGAACATGAAAATGTAATAGACAAAGATTTACAGGACAATCTTTATGATCgagataatatttttttaaatatatgtttatgtcattttgaaaatatgaaCTCTAAAGTTGTCCTTCGTTTTTTGGCTGATtgttcatcatttatatgtgCAGTATGCTTATGGGGAGTATTAGatgatatatttcatataatatcaaataataGTTATTACATTAAACTTTTCTATTATTTCCTATTTAGCATAATTTTTACAATTCTTATGTGTGCAGTTAATATATACTCTTCAAAATATACACACAGAAATAATtgcatatataatgaaaatgaaagcCAACTATAGTTTTAATCCGTAATAcgaaaagaaaacaaaacaagaaaagaaaaaaaaaaaaaaaaaaaaaaaaaaaaatatgaacaagtCAGAATTTttgttctatttttttttttttttaacttgaatttttttttttttttttttttttcctcattTGAGGCTTTTAAAtacaaaagaattaaaatttagttttttaatttttatgttttccttttttttttttttttttctttcctcttttaaacatataaatatgtatattctatataattttgttcaCAATATTTcgtttattacatttttttttttttatttatatagtttataaaatttggtttgtttcatatatttaaatatgtgtatatatagaTACACTTTGAAGTGAATGATTTTTTAGCTagttatattaaatgaactattatgaattttatataaaattaaagaattagataataaaaaaattaaacaattcaataaaatatatacaaatgtatatatatatatatatatatatgtaagtaTGTTCAAAAAAGGAGATACGCTGATAAAAATTGTTCAAGTCATATTTTTTGCATATCAATAAAgagatattaattttttctttaatatatatataattatagaaaattttctcatatataattatatatatattatattcttatagATAATATGAAATGGTCAATTTTTTATgcgaaaatatatattatacgtatatatatatatataaatataatatatatatgtttttattttgtatatttcatataatactcataaatataaaaataaatgctgaaaaaattatacttcCAACATAATACAAACCGTACCTAAATATTTTGTCaagtttttcttttattattttatattgcaGTAATATTATACTATATGAAATAactttatataaacatattctTACCtacataattaaataaatatacatatatatatatatatatatatatatatatatatatatatagttaacttctcattttaagaaaaaagtacaaaataatattttccatGGGATtgtatttcaaaaaaaataaataaaaaattaaatatcataatttataatatatatattaaatataatatatatattttcattttattgtagaaatttttatttaagattaaaataaattttgtgTGATCATATTATCATgcaattttaaatatatatataataataatagtaaaataatataaatatttataaaagcaaaatatttttataggtatgtaatgaaatatattatattaatagatatatataatataatctatatatgtactttatatatatgtagcattattatatatatattatatatgtaataataatgctacttttttttaatacatatattttaaaatatctacttgaatatatttttatagtgaaaagaaaaaaaagaacatttaatatatatttttatataaaataaaaaaataggattatatatatattattttattttatatttttttttttttttttcttttttttttttaattgctgaataaatatttttttttttaagattaaaaatatatttatcattaaaattttttataaattataaaaaaatttgcatttatatatgtaacagTTTTATGacatttataattaatttatttttgataacatataaagataaatcttcaaattattatatagcaataaaaaaagaatatattgtAAGAGAAACgaaaataagaaattaaataaatataaatatatatagattatagaactatattatacaaaatgaTAGATGAGAAAAAAggtaagaaaatatattaaatgaatatatatatatatatatatatatatatatatataacatatatatgtatataatatataaatatatatatatatatatatttaccataatatttattttattttgttttacatattgtaaaaaaaaaaaaaaatttcatatatatatatatttttatttattatttgttttatttgtaGTTGAAGACTTAAAACAGTTTGTGACACTTTGTCAAGAAGACCCATCCATTTTATTGAAACCAGAATTGGGATTCTTTAAAACATTCATTGAAAGTTTTGGAGGTAAGGTTGGTAAAGACAAAGAATTTTTTGAGAAGAGTGCAAGTGATGAAAGTACAGAAGAAAAAtcagaagaagaagaagcagaggaagatgaagatgataaaGATGATGTagaagaagatgaagaagaggaagaagaagaagaggaAGAGGAAGAAGATGAAAGATGTAAAGATTTTATGGTAGAAGAAACTATTGAATGCCCTCCATTAGCACCAATAGTAGATGAAGATTTATCTGATGAAGTATTAGAACAAATtagtaatttaaaaatagaaGCTGCTGAACTTGTTCAAGATAATAAATTAGAAGAAGcattagaaaaatataataaaataattgcCTTTGGTAAGCCATCTGCTATGATATATACAAAACGTGCTTCAGTTTTGTTAAGCCTAAAAAGACCCAAAGCTTGTATAAGAGATTGCACTGAAGccttaaatttaaatatcgATAGTGCTAATGCATATAAAGTTAGAGCCAAAGCTTATAGACATTTAGGTAAATGGGAATGTGCACATGCTGATATTGAACAAGGTCAAAAGATTGATTATGATGAAGACTTATGGGATATGCAAAAATTGAtcgaagaaaaatataaaaagatttaTGAAAAGAGAAGATCCAAAATTAATagagaagaagaaaaaaaaagaaaaaaaagagaaaaggaATTGAAAAAAAGATTAGCAGCTAGGAAAGCAGCTGAAAAGGCATATAATAAAgctaataataaaagagaaaATTATGATTCAGATTCGTCTGATTCGTCTTATAGTGAACCTGACTTTTCTGGAGATTTCCCAGGAGGTATGCCAGGTGGAATGCCAGGAGGATTTCCAGGTGGATTTCCAGGAGGAATGCCAGGAGGAATGCCAGGAGGAATGCCAGGTGGAATGCCAGGTGGAATGCCAGGGGGAATGCCAGGTGGAATGCCAGGAGGTATGCCTGGTGGATTTCCAGGAGGAATGCCCGGTGGATTTCCAGGTGGAATGTCAGGAGGAATGCCAGGAGGAATGCCAGGTGGAATGCCCGGTGGTATGCCTGATTTAAATTCCCCTGAAATGAAAGAACTTTTTAATAACCCCCAATTTTTTCAAATGATGCAGAATATGATGAGTAATCCACAATTAATATCTAAGTATGCTAATGATCccaaatataaaaacttatttgagaatttaaaaaattcagATTTTGGTAATATGATGGGAAAAGAGAAtggaaaaaattaattgacATATAAGATAATTAAGTATacccacatatatatatatatatatatatttttacttttatatttatttatttaaactaTTAATTGAAAAAGGCACTGTGCTTAATAAGTAATTTCTTCTTATAAAATACACAAtgtttacacatatatatatatatatatatatatatatatatttatatttatatatgtttgcatatatataattatttaaacatatatttgtaattatttattttattcatatattcaattttttttttttttttctcattctattaaagaaaaaaaaaaaaaaatttttattaaaaaaaaaaaaaaaaaattcttgaaaaaaataaaaaaaataaaaaaaaaaaaaaaaaaaaaaacagtaaaaaatataaaatatataacaattaggttaatataatataaaaatgaaaataggGTAAAATTAACTCAATTGAAATATTATTGTgtt contains these protein-coding regions:
- a CDS encoding Hsc70-interacting protein, with product MIDEKKVEDLKQFVTLCQEDPSILLKPELGFFKTFIESFGGKVGKDKEFFEKSASDESTEEKSEEEEAEEDEDDKDDVEEDEEEEEEEEEEEEDERCKDFMVEETIECPPLAPIVDEDLSDEVLEQISNLKIEAAELVQDNKLEEALEKYNKIIAFGKPSAMIYTKRASVLLSLKRPKACIRDCTEALNLNIDSANAYKVRAKAYRHLGKWECAHADIEQGQKIDYDEDLWDMQKLIEEKYKKIYEKRRSKINREEEKKRKKREKELKKRLAARKAAEKAYNKANNKRENYDSDSSDSSYSEPDFSGDFPGGMPGGMPGGFPGGFPGGMPGGMPGGMPGGMPGGMPGGMPGGMPGGMPGGFPGGMPGGFPGGMSGGMPGGMPGGMPGGMPDLNSPEMKELFNNPQFFQMMQNMMSNPQLISKYANDPKYKNLFENLKNSDFGNMMGKENGKN